A genomic segment from Physeter macrocephalus isolate SW-GA unplaced genomic scaffold, ASM283717v5 random_209, whole genome shotgun sequence encodes:
- the HCRT gene encoding hypocretin neuropeptide precursor, translated as MNPPSAKVSGATVTLLLLLLLLPPALLSPGAAAQPLPDCCRQKTCSCRLYELLHGAGNHAAGILTLGKRRPGPPGLQGRLQRLLQANGNHAAGILTMGRRAGAESAPRPCPGRRCPAEAISSVAPGGQSGV; from the exons ATGAATCCTCCCTCTGCAAAG GTCTCCGGGGCCACCGTGacgctgctgctcctgctgctgttgctgccgcCTGCACTGCTGTCGCCCGGGGCGGCCGCGCAGCCTCTGCCCGACTGCTGCCGTCAGAAGACGTGCTCCTGCCGCCTCTACGAGCTACTGCACGGCGCGGGCAATCACGCGGCCGGCATCCTCACGCTGGGCAAGCGGCGGCCCGGGCCCCCGGGCCTCCAGGGCCGGTTGCAGCGCCTCCTGCAGGCCAATGGCAACCACGCGGCCGGCATCCTGACCATGGGCCGCCGCGCAGGCGCAGAGTCAGCGCCGCGCCCCTGCCCCGGGCGCCGGTGTCCCGCCGAGGCCATCTCGTCTGTTGCGCCCGGGGGACAGTCCGGGGTCTGA